A stretch of Desulfofalx alkaliphila DSM 12257 DNA encodes these proteins:
- a CDS encoding phosphatidylglycerophosphatase A — MKEQVIIKLQQRGVKIDDLVPVLYELQSPYLPNLTYEKCKDNILAVLNKRDIQHAILTGIALDELAEKGLLEEPLLSILRNDDSLYGIDEILALGIGTLYGTIGSTNFGYLDKGKPGIIKKLDTNSGKVNTFLDDLVCAIIAAAASRMAHRHRDSNNG, encoded by the coding sequence ATGAAAGAACAGGTAATAATAAAACTGCAGCAGCGGGGCGTAAAGATAGATGATCTCGTTCCGGTTTTATATGAACTCCAAAGCCCTTATCTGCCTAATTTAACCTACGAGAAATGTAAAGACAACATATTGGCCGTTCTCAATAAACGTGACATTCAACATGCAATATTAACCGGTATTGCCCTGGATGAACTTGCCGAAAAGGGATTATTAGAAGAACCCTTATTATCAATACTGCGCAACGACGACAGTCTATATGGCATAGACGAAATACTGGCCTTGGGTATTGGTACCCTTTACGGAACAATCGGTTCGACAAACTTTGGTTACCTTGACAAAGGCAAACCCGGCATCATTAAAAAGTTGGATACCAACAGTGGCAAGGTGAATACTTTCTTAGACGATCTTGTGTGTGCCATTATAGCCGCTGCAGCCAGCCGGATGGCCCATCGTCATCGAGATTCCAATAATGGGTAG
- a CDS encoding ABC transporter substrate-binding protein, which yields MRKKSLLLTVIALLALSLMVVGCGGDSDTPGSQAAGDVIKIGFLGAKTGGHADFGIKTLEGMKMAAEDINNAGGVLGKNIVIVEDDHGSKLTEGASVTQRLITRENVVAIVGDPTTGITKLAAPIAEDNKVVLLSAGAVGADVVNDEQGNLYEYIYRNTLLDAFAAPAVVAYLKEEMGWENVALVTSMNNDYSVGLSEIFKGALDEHGISIVADEKISDGEQNFSATVTAIRQTNPDGLIFTGYYTEGGLLMREIRNQGMDIVMVGGDGLLGSTLWEMGGEAVNGSMVYCGFEADPTIANEKTKDFIERYTEEYGVMPNMFVAQGYDAVMMLADAMTAAGSDDPTVFKEEIKSLQNWQGVSGTITILENHEPLKSPVFLLEVVEGEDGQQFGVKAAIPVEGN from the coding sequence TTGAGAAAGAAGAGTTTGTTGTTAACAGTGATTGCCTTGCTGGCGCTATCACTTATGGTTGTAGGCTGTGGCGGTGACAGCGATACACCTGGCAGTCAGGCTGCAGGTGATGTGATTAAAATTGGTTTTTTAGGCGCTAAAACAGGCGGACATGCTGATTTCGGCATTAAAACCTTAGAAGGCATGAAGATGGCTGCAGAGGACATAAATAATGCCGGCGGCGTCTTGGGTAAAAACATTGTAATTGTGGAAGATGACCACGGCAGTAAGCTGACCGAGGGTGCCTCTGTTACCCAGAGGTTAATTACCAGGGAAAATGTTGTTGCCATCGTGGGTGACCCCACAACCGGTATCACTAAGCTTGCGGCTCCCATTGCTGAAGATAATAAAGTTGTATTATTGTCAGCCGGTGCTGTGGGTGCCGATGTGGTAAATGACGAACAAGGCAACCTGTACGAATATATCTACCGCAACACCTTGCTGGATGCCTTTGCTGCGCCGGCAGTGGTTGCATACCTAAAGGAAGAAATGGGCTGGGAAAATGTTGCGTTGGTTACTTCTATGAACAATGACTACAGCGTAGGACTTTCTGAAATCTTTAAAGGTGCTTTAGATGAACACGGTATTAGCATTGTTGCCGATGAAAAAATATCTGACGGCGAACAAAACTTCTCTGCCACAGTAACTGCCATTAGACAGACAAATCCCGACGGCTTGATATTCACCGGTTACTATACTGAGGGTGGACTGTTGATGAGGGAAATTAGAAACCAAGGCATGGATATTGTCATGGTTGGCGGCGACGGTCTACTGGGCTCAACCCTATGGGAGATGGGCGGCGAAGCAGTTAACGGCAGTATGGTTTACTGTGGATTCGAAGCTGATCCTACCATTGCTAACGAAAAAACCAAAGATTTTATCGAGCGCTACACAGAGGAATATGGTGTAATGCCTAATATGTTTGTGGCCCAGGGTTATGATGCAGTAATGATGTTGGCGGATGCCATGACTGCTGCCGGAAGTGATGATCCCACCGTATTTAAAGAAGAGATTAAGAGCTTACAAAACTGGCAGGGTGTTTCCGGAACAATTACCATTTTGGAAAACCACGAGCCATTGAAGAGTCCGGTGTTCTTGCTCGAGGTTGTTGAAGGTGAAGATGGCCAGCAGTTTGGTGTGAAAGCAGCAATCCCTGTGGAAGGTAATTAA
- a CDS encoding ABC-F family ATP-binding cassette domain-containing protein — protein MILLQASHITKSFGATPILTDVTLTVKSGERVGLVGVNGAGKSTLMKIMVGELTCDSGEIIKPKDIRVGYLSQDSGLESDKSIYQELISVFQPLIEMEHRLRNMEKMMADPTVAADKRSYSQLCQNYSSLSEDFKEQGGYSYHSTVRSLMHGLNIDALGKDTLINNLSGGQKTLVALAKLLLQSPDVLMLDEPTNYLDINTLDWLEQYLKSYPGAILVVSHDRYLLDSLVNVIYRLENNKITRYKGNYTRYLELAAQELAQKQKLYAKQVDEVARIKDFVQRNIARASTAKRAQSRRRMLEKMDLMDRPEQDGKNISFKFNVKVQSGKEVLEVKNLSIGYGHPLASNINFLVERGESIAVVGPNGVGKSTLLKNITGQLHPLFGHIRYGTKVQIAYYQQEQAKLTGNKQVLHELWDEFPRMDEKDIRTVLGNFLFTGEEVLKTVNNLSGGEKARLALSKVLLRQGNLLILDEPTNHLDIYSRQVLEEALINFPGTILFVSHDRYFINRVATRVLELSRRGVTAYLGDYDYYIAKKQELEKDEQATNTGGESKKIQQDKQKYLENKEIQRRQRKRQRRIEQLEELIAECENEIAKLEQQLELPTVYQDHNRCLEINGQIEDLKTDLEKHLVEWINLEEETGIS, from the coding sequence ATGATATTGTTGCAGGCTTCCCACATTACCAAATCCTTCGGCGCCACCCCTATTTTAACCGATGTTACCCTCACTGTAAAATCCGGCGAACGGGTGGGGCTGGTAGGGGTAAACGGCGCAGGCAAGTCCACACTGATGAAAATAATGGTGGGTGAACTTACCTGTGATTCCGGAGAAATAATCAAACCCAAAGATATAAGGGTGGGCTATCTTTCCCAAGACAGCGGTTTAGAATCGGATAAAAGTATTTATCAGGAACTTATTTCTGTCTTTCAACCCTTGATAGAAATGGAGCACCGGCTTAGAAATATGGAAAAAATGATGGCTGACCCCACTGTGGCTGCCGATAAGCGCAGTTATTCACAGCTTTGCCAAAACTACTCATCATTATCGGAAGATTTTAAAGAACAGGGGGGTTACAGTTATCATTCCACTGTGCGCAGCCTTATGCATGGGCTGAATATCGACGCCCTTGGCAAGGATACCTTGATCAATAATCTCAGCGGCGGACAGAAAACCCTTGTGGCCCTAGCCAAACTACTGCTGCAATCCCCTGATGTGTTAATGCTTGACGAACCTACCAACTACCTGGATATTAACACACTTGACTGGCTGGAACAATATCTCAAATCATATCCCGGAGCAATATTGGTAGTTTCCCACGACCGCTACCTGTTGGATTCACTGGTTAATGTAATTTACCGCTTGGAAAACAATAAAATTACCCGTTATAAGGGCAATTACACCCGCTACCTAGAACTGGCAGCTCAAGAATTGGCGCAAAAACAAAAGCTCTATGCAAAGCAAGTGGATGAAGTGGCGCGCATTAAAGATTTTGTACAGCGGAACATCGCACGGGCTTCCACCGCCAAAAGGGCCCAAAGCCGCAGGCGGATGTTAGAGAAGATGGACCTAATGGACAGGCCGGAGCAAGACGGCAAAAATATTTCTTTTAAGTTTAACGTCAAGGTGCAAAGCGGCAAAGAGGTATTAGAGGTGAAAAACCTGAGCATTGGCTATGGCCACCCGCTTGCATCTAACATTAATTTTCTTGTAGAGCGTGGCGAGAGTATTGCTGTTGTGGGTCCTAACGGTGTGGGCAAATCCACCTTGCTGAAGAATATAACCGGTCAGTTGCACCCTTTATTTGGCCACATCCGCTACGGTACCAAGGTGCAAATAGCCTACTACCAGCAGGAGCAGGCAAAACTTACCGGAAATAAGCAAGTACTGCATGAACTGTGGGATGAATTCCCCCGTATGGACGAAAAAGACATTCGCACCGTGCTGGGAAATTTTTTGTTTACCGGTGAAGAGGTGCTTAAAACTGTAAATAATTTAAGCGGTGGCGAAAAAGCCAGGCTGGCTTTAAGTAAAGTGCTGCTCCGGCAGGGTAATTTATTAATATTAGACGAACCCACCAACCACTTGGACATTTACAGCCGCCAAGTGCTGGAAGAGGCTTTGATAAACTTTCCCGGCACAATACTTTTTGTCAGCCACGACCGATATTTTATTAATCGTGTTGCCACCCGAGTGCTGGAGCTTAGCCGGCGCGGGGTCACCGCTTATCTGGGTGATTATGACTATTACATTGCTAAAAAACAAGAGCTAGAAAAGGATGAGCAAGCCACTAATACCGGCGGAGAAAGTAAAAAAATACAGCAGGATAAACAAAAGTACTTAGAAAATAAGGAAATTCAACGCCGGCAAAGAAAAAGACAACGCAGAATAGAACAGCTGGAAGAGTTAATTGCAGAGTGTGAAAATGAGATTGCTAAACTTGAGCAGCAGTTAGAACTGCCCACAGTATATCAGGATCATAATAGGTGTTTGGAAATAAACGGACAAATAGAAGACTTAAAGACTGATTTAGAGAAACATCTTGTGGAATGGATTAATTTAGAAGAAGAAACCGGAATCTCCTAA
- a CDS encoding sigma-54 interaction domain-containing protein, which yields MAQHSFNLRVKDLTHIPIQQVESSKKLKAQLAKALTVSSDDLLEEILTDTEYRGQPLLIKDSKGNSLGILLPAMLISQLISAYQRLIRYVDCFLETVDEAVCGIDGQQRVVIWNKNAEKMYNLSSNEVLGNTIHNYFNNLVITGLIHQDQQIKSHYHQPCEGKHVLINASSIKVGEEFIGGISCERDITELVQLNQQLAKTSSKVKVLEDEIKKISNSQSAFDKIVGRSNKITEAVALGKKVAGTDAPVLIRGESGTGKEMFARALHLDSHRKDGPFITVNCGAIPGNLFESELFGYTPAAFTGATAKGKPGIFQLASGGTVFLDEVGELPKDIQAKLLRVLKDKVFYPMGSMEPVQFDVRVIAATHRDLESMVSKEQFRDDLYYSLSVVQVDMPPLKKRKEDIPELVHLFIQEFSQIYGKTISKVSPKVTNAFLEYTWPGNVRELKNAVERLVVLAENEIINEDCLPDNLRRHTYISLVSAPDGGNLTDVTVETERQLILKTLEQVNGNRSETARILGIPRSTLYYKLRQLGIPTKDQG from the coding sequence ATGGCGCAGCATAGTTTTAACCTGCGCGTTAAAGATTTAACACATATTCCGATACAGCAAGTTGAATCCAGCAAAAAACTAAAGGCACAGTTAGCAAAGGCCTTAACCGTTTCGTCCGATGACCTCTTAGAAGAGATTCTTACTGACACTGAATACAGGGGCCAGCCTTTATTAATTAAAGATTCTAAAGGTAACAGTTTGGGAATATTATTGCCGGCCATGCTGATTAGCCAACTAATCAGCGCCTATCAGCGTTTAATAAGGTACGTGGACTGTTTTTTAGAAACGGTAGATGAGGCTGTATGTGGTATAGACGGGCAGCAAAGGGTAGTCATCTGGAACAAGAATGCCGAAAAGATGTATAATCTTTCCTCCAATGAGGTGCTGGGCAATACCATACATAATTATTTTAATAATTTAGTTATAACCGGTTTAATACATCAAGATCAGCAGATAAAATCGCACTATCATCAGCCCTGCGAAGGAAAACACGTGCTTATAAATGCCTCTTCCATAAAGGTCGGTGAAGAATTTATAGGCGGCATTTCCTGCGAAAGGGATATCACCGAATTGGTTCAATTAAACCAGCAACTGGCTAAAACCAGCTCAAAGGTAAAGGTGTTGGAGGATGAGATCAAGAAAATTTCCAATAGTCAGTCAGCTTTTGATAAGATAGTAGGCAGATCCAATAAAATTACTGAAGCGGTGGCCCTAGGTAAAAAGGTGGCCGGCACCGATGCACCGGTTTTGATACGGGGTGAAAGCGGTACCGGCAAAGAAATGTTTGCCAGAGCGTTACACCTGGACAGCCATCGAAAAGACGGCCCCTTTATCACAGTAAATTGCGGAGCGATACCGGGTAATTTGTTTGAGAGCGAGCTCTTTGGTTATACCCCTGCAGCTTTTACCGGTGCAACTGCCAAGGGTAAACCGGGAATCTTTCAACTGGCTTCAGGGGGTACGGTGTTTCTGGATGAAGTGGGTGAACTGCCGAAAGATATACAGGCCAAGCTGCTCAGAGTGTTAAAAGACAAGGTGTTTTATCCCATGGGTTCAATGGAACCTGTGCAATTTGATGTGCGTGTAATTGCAGCCACCCATCGGGATTTAGAAAGCATGGTGAGCAAGGAACAGTTTAGGGATGATTTATATTACAGTCTTAGCGTGGTACAGGTAGATATGCCTCCGCTTAAGAAGCGTAAAGAGGATATTCCTGAGCTGGTACACCTATTTATCCAAGAGTTTAGCCAAATTTACGGCAAAACTATCAGCAAAGTAAGTCCAAAGGTTACCAACGCCTTTTTAGAATACACATGGCCGGGCAATGTGCGTGAGCTAAAAAACGCTGTTGAACGATTGGTAGTTTTAGCAGAAAACGAGATAATAAATGAAGACTGCCTGCCAGATAATTTACGCAGACATACATATATATCACTGGTGTCAGCACCGGACGGTGGAAATTTAACGGACGTAACAGTGGAAACAGAGCGGCAGTTGATTTTGAAAACCCTAGAGCAGGTTAACGGCAACAGATCGGAAACTGCTCGTATACTGGGTATACCACGCAGTACACTCTATTATAAATTACGTCAACTGGGTATACCTACCAAAGACCAGGGTTAA
- a CDS encoding branched-chain amino acid ABC transporter permease, with product MNGFLESLINPYYMQVLTLMGIYIIAALGLNLITGVTGQLSFGHAAFLSVGAYGAAIVSVKLQFPFFMALIIGGLLAALAGVVIGFPALRLRGDYLGIATLGFCEIIRVVFLNSSITGGALGFAGIPRASNIVLVFSLVIVTVVVMYSIQNSRFGRALISIREDEIAAETMGVNTAAYKVKAFAIGCFFAGIAAGLYAHLLQYINPSDFGFIKSFELLCFVVLGGLGSIPGVVLGTSVLTLAPEALRVSSEYRMLIYGALMVTMMVFRPNGFLGGVDLHRVFFKNKYKAEADRGSTAGGA from the coding sequence ATGAACGGATTTCTCGAGTCTTTAATTAACCCTTACTACATGCAAGTGCTCACTCTGATGGGAATATATATTATTGCTGCCTTGGGCTTAAATTTGATCACCGGTGTCACCGGACAACTGTCCTTTGGCCATGCTGCATTTTTGTCGGTGGGTGCTTATGGCGCGGCCATAGTGTCTGTGAAATTACAATTTCCATTCTTCATGGCACTTATTATTGGCGGCTTGTTGGCAGCACTTGCCGGGGTGGTAATTGGTTTTCCGGCCCTTCGTTTGAGGGGTGATTATTTAGGTATTGCTACCCTGGGTTTTTGTGAAATAATCCGAGTTGTTTTTTTGAACAGCAGCATAACCGGCGGGGCACTGGGTTTTGCAGGTATCCCTCGGGCATCCAATATTGTACTGGTATTTTCTCTGGTGATTGTCACCGTTGTTGTGATGTATTCAATACAAAACTCTCGCTTTGGCCGAGCACTGATATCGATTCGCGAAGATGAAATTGCTGCTGAAACCATGGGGGTTAATACTGCGGCCTATAAGGTAAAGGCCTTTGCCATTGGTTGTTTCTTTGCCGGCATTGCCGCTGGATTATATGCGCACCTGTTACAATATATTAATCCTTCAGATTTTGGTTTCATAAAGTCTTTTGAATTATTATGTTTTGTGGTGCTGGGTGGCTTGGGCAGTATACCGGGTGTGGTATTGGGCACCTCTGTGCTAACGCTGGCACCTGAAGCTCTGCGTGTGTCATCTGAATACCGGATGCTGATTTACGGTGCCCTAATGGTAACCATGATGGTATTCCGTCCCAATGGATTTTTGGGTGGCGTTGATTTGCATCGTGTCTTCTTTAAGAATAAATATAAAGCAGAAGCCGACCGGGGCTCCACTGCCGGAGGGGCTTAA
- a CDS encoding GerAB/ArcD/ProY family transporter has translation MKKHHHNSITLMQYIFIIVGTQVGVGIFSLPVEVAETAGTDGWMSIILGWFVAVLVSLAIINVMKRHPNDTVFDLLKRYFGKWLGGIGIGLWIIYTAFAAFTVIMMYIHILQIWVLPVTSTYMLAILLLVPMYMVARDGVRVIGRYAELIFFLAIWIPFLILSNITESRLIYILPPLKEGLLPVIAATRETLFAFLGFELAFLFYSYLDKKEYAIIGVIAANTISMMIFLMITLTSFTYFSPDEILQYIWPTLMLLKPIEFTIIERFEILILTFYLFVVSTTVIPYLFTAAFGTGLLFKLQSHKGPLKVFILMFIGVSYIVYFDRYLLGLAVDTFSKMGLIFAYLFPVLLFLYILVCRVIKGEPKSD, from the coding sequence ATGAAAAAACACCATCACAATTCAATCACCTTAATGCAGTATATCTTTATTATCGTCGGTACCCAGGTAGGAGTTGGTATTTTTTCACTGCCTGTGGAAGTGGCCGAAACTGCAGGCACAGATGGATGGATGTCTATTATTCTGGGCTGGTTTGTGGCTGTGCTAGTCAGCTTGGCCATCATTAATGTCATGAAAAGGCATCCTAATGATACTGTTTTTGATTTGTTAAAGAGATATTTTGGCAAATGGCTGGGCGGTATCGGCATAGGGTTGTGGATAATATATACTGCTTTTGCTGCCTTTACTGTAATAATGATGTACATTCACATTTTACAAATATGGGTATTGCCGGTAACCAGCACTTATATGTTGGCAATTCTGCTGCTGGTGCCCATGTATATGGTGGCCAGAGACGGCGTCAGAGTAATTGGCAGATATGCAGAATTAATTTTTTTCTTAGCCATTTGGATACCTTTTCTGATCCTTTCTAATATTACGGAATCCCGCTTAATATATATTCTACCGCCACTAAAGGAGGGTTTGTTACCGGTTATAGCGGCAACCCGGGAAACCCTGTTTGCTTTTTTAGGGTTTGAACTGGCCTTTTTGTTTTATTCTTATTTAGATAAGAAAGAATATGCAATTATAGGGGTAATTGCTGCCAATACCATCTCAATGATGATATTTTTAATGATTACCCTTACCAGCTTTACCTATTTTAGTCCTGACGAAATTCTGCAGTACATATGGCCTACTCTCATGCTGCTAAAACCGATCGAATTTACAATCATTGAAAGGTTTGAGATATTGATCTTAACATTTTATTTATTTGTTGTTTCCACCACCGTGATACCCTATCTTTTTACTGCAGCCTTTGGAACCGGCTTATTATTTAAACTTCAAAGCCATAAAGGCCCTTTAAAGGTCTTTATATTAATGTTTATCGGTGTAAGTTATATTGTGTATTTTGATCGTTATTTGCTGGGGTTGGCAGTAGATACTTTTAGTAAAATGGGGCTTATCTTTGCCTACCTATTTCCTGTTTTGTTATTCCTCTATATTCTTGTTTGCAGAGTCATTAAGGGGGAGCCCAAAAGTGATTAA
- a CDS encoding [Fe-Fe] hydrogenase large subunit C-terminal domain-containing protein, protein MQPNEFTHRLMVSLARQIKESGIKDRDKTVNRIMKDCFDDNDPQREFWRQRVEKRLSLMLDDESDDNSLLVQMIEGACDNCAENKPCVEVCPTGAIDKDEQGNYKINAQRCVECTWCVDNCITGSIVHRSEFAQVANMIMQRRQYPVYAILAPAFVGQFGEKVTPEILKGALKSIGFSDVYEVAMAADVVTVQEAKEFVERMDRGEKFMITSCCCPAFIKLVEKIRPKVANLVSASMSPMIALGKMLKEREPHCRVVFIGPCIAKKAEAKRPDLQPAVDCVLTFKETRALLEAADVPLDGSLGEIKMEDASHDGRIYAHTAGVTEAITRAVETLAPHFEIRAVYGDGLKECNKLLKELEEGKLNANFMEGMGCPHGCVGGPGTILNSKEAAKLVRAHANQARAYEALANDKARRWNDFYGMHADLLSEKEDIIAHV, encoded by the coding sequence TTGCAGCCTAATGAATTTACCCACCGCTTAATGGTAAGTTTAGCACGGCAAATTAAAGAAAGTGGCATTAAAGATCGGGATAAAACGGTAAACCGCATCATGAAAGACTGTTTTGATGACAATGACCCCCAAAGGGAATTCTGGCGGCAGAGGGTAGAAAAGCGCCTCTCTTTAATGTTAGACGATGAATCAGATGATAATTCGTTGCTGGTGCAAATGATTGAGGGCGCTTGCGATAACTGCGCCGAAAACAAACCCTGTGTTGAGGTCTGCCCCACAGGAGCAATTGATAAGGATGAACAGGGCAATTATAAAATTAACGCCCAACGTTGTGTGGAATGCACCTGGTGTGTTGATAATTGCATTACAGGTTCCATAGTGCACCGCTCGGAATTTGCCCAGGTGGCAAATATGATTATGCAGCGCCGGCAATACCCGGTTTACGCCATATTGGCCCCGGCCTTTGTGGGTCAATTCGGTGAAAAGGTAACACCGGAAATACTTAAGGGGGCCTTGAAATCAATTGGTTTTTCTGACGTATACGAGGTTGCCATGGCCGCCGACGTGGTCACCGTCCAGGAGGCTAAGGAATTTGTGGAGCGCATGGACAGGGGTGAAAAATTTATGATTACCTCTTGCTGCTGCCCTGCCTTTATTAAACTGGTAGAGAAAATTCGACCCAAGGTGGCCAACCTGGTTTCTGCCTCCATGTCTCCCATGATTGCCCTGGGAAAAATGTTAAAAGAACGGGAACCCCACTGCCGAGTGGTCTTTATTGGGCCGTGCATTGCCAAAAAAGCCGAGGCCAAGCGCCCTGATTTGCAACCGGCGGTGGATTGCGTACTCACCTTTAAGGAGACAAGGGCCTTGTTGGAAGCGGCTGATGTACCCTTGGACGGTTCACTGGGCGAAATAAAAATGGAAGATGCCTCCCACGACGGCCGCATCTATGCCCACACTGCCGGAGTTACCGAGGCGATAACCAGGGCGGTAGAAACTCTGGCACCGCATTTTGAGATTCGCGCCGTTTATGGTGATGGGCTTAAAGAATGCAACAAATTACTAAAAGAACTGGAAGAAGGAAAACTAAATGCCAACTTTATGGAAGGAATGGGCTGCCCCCACGGCTGTGTTGGTGGCCCCGGAACCATTCTTAACAGCAAGGAGGCCGCAAAACTTGTCAGGGCGCACGCCAATCAAGCCAGGGCATATGAAGCGCTGGCCAACGACAAAGCCCGCAGGTGGAATGATTTTTACGGCATGCACGCAGACCTATTGTCCGAAAAAGAAGACATCATTGCCCATGTATAA
- a CDS encoding Ger(x)C family spore germination protein, with product MIKKFLSVTVLFLIGITITSCSFRVPDMMVLEDLNVTLSIAMDLEDDRYVIYQSIPVFRKDVEEEVSVLSMPAQSMGQARKVISTMGTGKMAEGKLQVLLLGRELLDEGDIICHLDYLYRDPIVPANVRIIAVNGPVKEIMHLDTGNKPRLGAYLKDLVKSGYSDDATVETTLQEFFRQSYDKGITPSISEIKKGDTEIRLTGTALLGNDGRYVTSLDNLESVHLLMLKNELILPMEVSYPTKDIITIYVTDFKRDVRTSYRNGTFIFDVTMSAETVGIREMTVPSGEGENHVLKSKSLDELEKIIAEQIIVHCEQVVEKAQQHQIEPFGFGQFARAQCYDEWKEIEESWPKVFSDAEVNLDIKIKIKEEGVIKK from the coding sequence GTGATTAAAAAATTTTTGTCAGTTACCGTACTGTTTCTCATAGGTATAACTATTACCTCTTGCAGTTTCCGTGTTCCGGATATGATGGTTTTGGAAGACTTAAATGTTACATTGTCCATTGCCATGGATCTTGAGGACGACCGGTATGTTATTTATCAATCAATACCTGTTTTTAGGAAGGATGTAGAGGAAGAAGTCAGTGTACTATCTATGCCTGCCCAATCCATGGGCCAAGCAAGGAAGGTTATTTCCACCATGGGCACCGGGAAGATGGCAGAGGGAAAACTTCAGGTTTTGCTGCTGGGAAGGGAATTATTGGATGAAGGGGATATAATATGCCATCTTGACTATCTCTATCGAGACCCGATAGTGCCGGCCAATGTAAGGATAATTGCAGTTAATGGGCCTGTGAAAGAAATTATGCATTTAGATACCGGCAACAAGCCTCGATTAGGGGCCTACTTAAAGGATTTGGTAAAGTCCGGTTATTCGGATGATGCCACTGTTGAAACAACATTACAGGAATTTTTCCGGCAAAGTTATGACAAGGGGATCACTCCCAGTATAAGTGAGATAAAAAAGGGAGACACCGAGATCAGACTTACAGGCACAGCACTGTTGGGGAACGATGGCAGATATGTAACCTCATTAGATAATTTAGAGTCAGTCCATCTGTTGATGTTAAAGAACGAATTAATACTGCCGATGGAGGTGTCTTACCCAACTAAAGATATAATCACCATATACGTAACTGATTTTAAAAGGGATGTTCGGACAAGTTACCGGAACGGCACATTTATATTTGATGTGACAATGAGTGCTGAAACAGTTGGCATTAGAGAGATGACAGTGCCGTCCGGTGAGGGAGAGAATCACGTCCTTAAAAGTAAAAGCCTTGATGAGTTAGAAAAAATAATTGCTGAACAAATTATAGTGCATTGTGAGCAGGTGGTAGAAAAAGCACAGCAGCATCAAATAGAACCCTTTGGGTTTGGTCAGTTCGCCAGAGCCCAATGCTATGATGAATGGAAAGAAATAGAGGAGAGCTGGCCCAAGGTATTTTCAGATGCAGAGGTTAATTTAGATATTAAAATAAAAATCAAAGAGGAAGGGGTAATAAAAAAATAG
- a CDS encoding branched-chain amino acid ABC transporter permease — protein sequence MFEQQVINGLTLGAVYALIALGYTMVYGIIQLINFAHGEIYMIGAFTGVIMVAILGQGFFVSIVTAMVVCMILGVSLERIAYRPLRKSSRLAVLISAIGASIFLQNAIVLWRGPQPMGFPKVINDVIYHVGPIEISKMQILILTTAAILMAILNYVVKYIKIGKAMRAASEDYDAAALMGININRVISFTFAIGSSLAAAGGVLVGMYFSSVAPLMGVMAGLKAFCAAVLGGIGSIPGAMLGGMFLGIAETMGIAAGFSTYKDAIAFTLLIIVLLVKPTGLMGKPIQRKV from the coding sequence ATGTTTGAACAACAAGTTATAAACGGGCTTACCCTGGGGGCTGTTTACGCCCTGATTGCCTTGGGGTACACCATGGTTTATGGGATTATACAACTGATTAACTTTGCCCACGGAGAAATATACATGATTGGTGCCTTTACCGGTGTTATAATGGTTGCCATTTTAGGCCAAGGGTTTTTTGTCTCCATTGTAACAGCAATGGTGGTATGTATGATTTTGGGTGTATCCCTGGAACGGATTGCATATCGTCCGTTAAGGAAATCTTCACGTTTAGCAGTGTTGATTTCTGCAATTGGGGCATCTATATTTTTGCAAAATGCCATTGTCTTGTGGAGAGGCCCTCAGCCCATGGGGTTCCCGAAGGTAATTAACGATGTCATTTATCATGTGGGACCGATTGAGATTTCCAAAATGCAAATATTAATTTTAACCACAGCTGCAATATTAATGGCTATTCTCAATTATGTAGTGAAGTATATTAAAATCGGCAAAGCCATGCGTGCCGCTTCCGAAGATTACGATGCTGCGGCGCTGATGGGTATTAACATTAACAGGGTAATTTCCTTTACCTTTGCAATTGGTTCTTCCTTGGCGGCAGCAGGCGGGGTATTGGTGGGTATGTACTTCAGCTCGGTGGCACCCTTGATGGGTGTTATGGCCGGTCTAAAGGCATTTTGTGCAGCGGTCCTTGGTGGCATTGGCAGTATTCCCGGTGCCATGTTAGGTGGTATGTTTTTAGGGATTGCCGAGACCATGGGTATTGCTGCCGGCTTTAGTACATATAAAGATGCCATTGCCTTTACCTTGCTAATCATTGTTTTACTGGTTAAACCCACCGGCTTAATGGGCAAGCCAATTCAAAGGAAGGTGTAG